Genomic window (Helianthus annuus cultivar XRQ/B chromosome 3, HanXRQr2.0-SUNRISE, whole genome shotgun sequence):
AAAAGGGTTTAGTTGATTAAAATCTCCACATCCTTCCTGACGAAATTCGTATTGATGACACTATGCATTTTGTCGAGAGACCCATGGAAATTATGGACCGTGAAGTCAAGAAACTCAAACGAAGTCAAATACCAATTGTTAAAGTTCATTGGGAATCCAaatgtggcccagagtttacttgggaaagAGAGGATCAGATGAAAGTGAAATACCCCCATCTATTTACAAGTCTCCACTAAtacaatttcgggacgaaatttcctaaagtaggggagactgtaacatttgctAAATTTCAACCATTGTACACTTTCGATCATTTCCgtatttaataaaattttatattttatttacgaAATACGTAAGCGTATGATCAAGCGAAACGAAATTCATGACATTTCCGGAACAAAATCCAAGTTACATATACCTTTATACCCTTCATATAGCTTAAATAACAAGTTAAAAGGGTTAAAAATGGCAAAAAAGTGATAATACAAGTCCAGTGGCTGAAACTGTCAAAAAACAAAATTCTGCCCGCCAGGAGTCAATGCGGACTGCATTACCTGAGCAATACAGTCTGCATTACATGCCCAGACAACGAAATATTGCTGGCAGCAGCTGTTTGCTGCAGAAATGTGCCACATTTCACCTCCCTTGCCACATTCAATCTAGTTTAGACACTTGGTATGGCACTAATCACTCACTAACACCTCATCAAACACTTTCAATCTCTCCTTGATCCAAAAGCACTATAAATAGGCTTGAATTCTTCCATTTTCAAGCACACCATTCTTTTCTTCACTCTCTAATTACTCAATTAGAGCTTGCTTCTCACTTGAGGCCTCCTACTTGGGTTCTAATCTTCATCTTCCAACACTTGTCAGTGTTTCTCCTAGTCTTTTTCATTATTTGGAAAGTTATGAGCCAAAAGTCAAGCAAACTAACAttttctttgactttcggttctgaccattttggtaaagtcaaagttcaaattgaactttgctacgtgatcgtaataatgaAGGTGTTAATCCCTTGCGATTACACCCTCGGATCATCACGTTTAGTAGgcgaaatgacgagtcaaacttTTACGAAATAAAAGTAAAAATGCATTTGATGACGAATGAGTTTTCAGTTATTAAAAAGTTTTGAcaccaaatcagttttataacattattagacatgttctAACATGTCTAGCTCGTCATtttctagtttagtgcttattccTTAGTCAAAAGTCGAGcaatttgacttttgctttgactttcgaatctgACCAGTTTGGTCAACCTTGGGATCCGACCAAGCCCATTTATATGACCATAGtaatatagggaataaccctctgatgttataccttatggtcatgtcATTTGGTTAGTCAAATGGCGAGTCAACTTTAATACTTTTAAGATGTCTAAAAATACCCTTTTCGCATAAAATAGTTTTAAACATATATGATCATTTTTTTTGACTTATAAACTGATCATACAACATTAGTAAACACGTTTGGACATATCGGACTCATCATATGACTCATTCGACCATCCGGACCCGTAGTTACGCATACGATCCGTTAGAGTGGCGTAAACCATTTTGAcaagtcataacgggtcaaaacaccTTTAGacactttccaatcagaatgtaaggtaTTATAAACCATATTATACGAGATCAATCGCTGGTTTGGTTAATAAACCACATTCTACCCAATCTTCGGTTTAAGCCACGATGTATACACTAACTAATAATTATCCAAATTATTAGGAAACACTTGAACCACTTGAGATTTGCTTAACACGATTAATCTAGTTATCCACAAtccaggtgagtacatagttctcCTCATTTACGTTTtcaaaatgttttggggtgattcatatgtgctaaaatatttttcatgatttcaaaacaatacatatggtttatatatatatataacaatataCTTTTCAATAATGTGTGAAACTTAGTGGTGCGTTATTTATAACACAAGTATGTTCATTAATTTTGGTCAAGCCGACCGgcagtatgttatggtaccataggattgaCAATCCCGTTTGTGGGGAAGTTTGGGGGACGACAGAAGCTGTGAAACACAATTTGATaaaccctttggtggtttattagTTGAGTCAAAATAGGCTTGAACATATTCACCACACGACCACACTTGTTTACACAAAGACAATTAAAACAAGGAAGATTGGTTTATACATAACATGGACGATTGGTTTATAAATAACACGAACAATTGATTTATATAAAACAAGGACAAACGGTTTACACAAAACAAAAACGATTTGTTTAGACAAGTTAAAAAACGGTTTTCAATTAAAGATATATAAAGCATACAATGTTTTCTTTTTAAATCAATTACTTacaaggttttacaaaagaaacactattgtcaagattcatggctacaagGTTTTCTTACTTATACCAACTATTGCAATACTAAACGCATTTAATATAAGTTTGGTTACAAGGTTTTCACTCATCGACTCTCGTAGTCGGATGAGGTATTGCAATAACAAATACAAAGCCATGAATTTGActtacaaaacctatgttactcaccaGAATTCAttgttgactttattttcacatatgtttcaggcgCTAATGTGTGACGATTATGAAAGCATGCTACACatagggtggactcgggccttagctTGCTTAAAAATAAAATAGTTGTTGTGTTTTGTTTCGAATTCCCATAGACAATGTAAattattaattcaataaaacaaaactttaaataccatctGTTTGAAACATTTTGTAACGTGACCCCAGACATTTTCGCCGCGCAGGGCCGGCcttgagaattcgtgtaccctgttcgagctcgaaaaaacgtgcccttaggccttaacgaaattgggtattcaAATGTCTAAACTTAATGACAATgagctaataactaatctaaaccttaaaaatagttttgtaagtgggcatatgttggtgtttgtatatGTATacctattaatttattttttacatatacatatcaattttttttttaaaaaaataaagtgcTCTTCGAAATATTAGGCCCTGGcaggtggtcctccccgcccaccctcagGACTGGCCATGCCGCCGCTGGTTGTTTTTATACACAGTCGGAGTGTTAGAGCAGTCACATCCAGctccctaaaaatatacatacattccactaaaaaacaactcctatataagtatatttccactaaaagcaaatactttttctctctacttttcaattaaataatatttttatacctttatcattacatttttctctccttcactcacaaccactttcaatatatattaaaaaattatagtgggtgaacagtgtccccccaaatataaaGATGAACACcaatattttctctctcctccactcacaaccactttttacactctttatattttaaaaaccccacaTACAGATTTTGATTCTCAGGATGTGAATCCTCTTACAATTAccactttttttctttttgtagTGTTGAAGTTTCAAGTAAGAAAATTTCGATTTATGATATGTTGTTTTATTGCCTGCAATCTTATTTAGAATAGGTTATTTTTTGTATTATAGCTGAAAAAAATCATTGTTCAATAAAATGTATTATGTAAAATTTCTAAAACTACTCGTGTTTTTATACGGGTTTTAACAAGACACAATTTGGTAATCATACTCAGCACAGAATCTCATTAATCACAAGAAATGATTACAAATTGCTCCAACTCAAATGATAATCTCACTCTACAATTCGATGAACACAAACATTCTCTCTGTTACACACTCCACATATCTGACTAACATTAAATACAAGATGTAAATATATAAAGAACATGCACTACTTGCCGCTCAAATCATATAATGTTAGTGACCTATAACATCTTTTACTTTACAAATACATGTGGCTGAAGATTGAGCAAACGTCCTTAGTTTCACCTGGGAGAATTGGTGCCACTTTGATTTGATTAGTTTGAGGTTATAAAATATATTTGGTGTATGAATTGTATGGACTTTGGTGTATAATTTGGGGAATCCTTCTACTTTAACAGTGGGTTAACCAGAAGTTTTAATAAATTTCGTtcgcctttcaaaaaaaaaaaaaaaaaaaaaaacatgtttcaCAAACTTTCACACGTCAGCAGCAAGAATAGAGGGCGCTAGTAATCATGATCAGTTTATGAAGCCTTGAGTGCTTTTCAGCTACTGATCAGTTGCAATGAGAAAATGTTCTTGACAAAATTTCTACTGTTGCCACTTGGTCAGCAGCTACAACAGTcttttttttgaaagggttaccccggtgattttatatattcacaaccaaacaAAACAAGTAGTGTGGAGACAGCCACACTAGTTCAAACATGAGACATACCCCATGAAAGTACACCAAAGAACCAACACACtagaaaaaacaaataaaaacaactACTAGACTAAAATCTAGAAAACAAAACCAACTATCCGCCATTATCGTCTAAGCATCCCTCCTGCACCTCCCACTCCTGAAGCAATGCCATCACTCTAGGAGTTTTTTTAAACCTGGTTCCCATCAGCTTATACCGTATCGTCTCCACAATTGCATCAGCAACAATATCAGGGGGTCTCGCATGATTACGGAATAGCCGATTATTACGTTCCTGCCATATAATGTAAGCCGAAGCAGCCACAATCAATCGACAAATGAAGTTGGCCGCAGTTTTTGAACGAGCTCGCTCAGATAACCACTCCACAATTAGATTCCGCTTTGGTTGGACTGATGACATACTCGGTTTATCTCTAACCAGCCTCCAAACTTGAGCCGAGAACTTGCACTCAAAGAAAAGGTGCTCATGTGAGTCAAAATTCTCGTAACATAACAAGCaacacatcatgttcatatttCTTCTTCTATCAGCGCCCCAGCGAAGAATTCTATCTTGAGTTAGCAGCTTCCGTCGCATAATGAGCCACATCAAAAAAGCATGTCTCGGGATGCACTGGGAAAACCATACAACATTAACCCAATCAACCTGTGGCTCTCTAGACCGAATCGAAT
Coding sequences:
- the LOC110931518 gene encoding uncharacterized protein LOC110931518 encodes the protein MKGVWGLDESENSIFLSWFLTFGVCLFEENPYGWLGSTRIDYEIGDGSSTSAWFDYWCVNGPLCTSISPREIARAGFTLQDTVADVSIGETWNWPEAWRNLFPVLIHADAIQRNLSVQDQVLWMNGNKLHEFSSSEVWNSIRSREPQVDWVNVVWFSQCIPRHAFLMWLIMRRKLLTQDRILRWGADRRRNMNMMCCLLCYENFDSHEHLFFECKFSAQVWRLVRDKPSMSSVQPKRNLIVEWLSERARSKTAANFICRLIVAASAYIIWQERNNRLFRNHARPPDIVADAIVETIRYKLMGTRFKKTPRVMALLQEWEVQEGCLDDNGG